The genomic interval TTGTTGATTTTATTTTGTCTGAAAAATCGAAAAAAACCAATTCAAAGCATTTTTTGAAGTGGTATTTCAGACAAAATTACTCTGGATAAAAGTGGTGCTTACACAGTTGGGTATTGATGGTGGCATAGGCGACAGTTAAAAATGAGTAACAAAGCGCAGTACACCATTAGTGCCTTGAGGGCGATTTTTAGCGTTTTGCTCCGAATAAACATTCAAAAAGACAAAATGATTTTTACTCAGGCTATATACCATACCAGGTCCAATTGCCCAAACGCTTTCTTTTCTGCCAGGTACCCCAACACCATTGGCTCGTGTATCAGTAATTTGATTGAAAAAATAACCATTAACGCCTACGGTAAATTTTTCAATAATTGCATAACCTACGGCGATATCAGCAAAAATAGCTTGTCCGGCTTGAGTCGAATGAACGTTAGGTCCAAATGAAACATTGGGACTGTGATTGACTCCATTCCAGAGATAATGAAAACGGGCTGCAGTAGATAATTTGGGGGTGAACCAAAAGGTGAATGCCCAATAAGGATTTAATGACCAAAAGTGACTACTGGGATTTATTGCATTGATACTACTATATCGTCCTATCGGTGCAATAACGTCTAATTCAATGCGTTGAACGTATAAAGGCCCTTTGCCATCTTTGCGCATAATGGGATCAAATTGGAGCGCCGGTCCAATCCATAAATCACCAGGGCCACTTTCTGCTTTAAGTATTTTATTGTTTAAGCCATCGTCCACTTTATCGTCTACAACCCAGGGTAGGAGTGTTGAAAAACCGAGAGTGGCTCCAAAAATTTTTTTCG from Legionella sainthelensi carries:
- a CDS encoding transporter; the encoded protein is MQRKKLLYCCFSLMMMFASSTMAYDEPVVNLGYTSFYDGSPPSGPGFYFQDYFQYYTSNRFNDQNGNKLPLPRTDLDVIANVTQFIYVTTKKIFGATLGFSTLLPWVVDDKVDDGLNNKILKAESGPGDLWIGPALQFDPIMRKDGKGPLYVQRIELDVIAPIGRYSSINAINPSSHFWSLNPYWAFTFWFTPKLSTAARFHYLWNGVNHSPNVSFGPNVHSTQAGQAIFADIAVGYAIIEKFTVGVNGYFFNQITDTRANGVGVPGRKESVWAIGPGMVYSLSKNHFVFLNVYSEQNAKNRPQGTNGVLRFVTHF